The nucleotide sequence tttctctttctccctccccccttctgctttgcctgagagagaacaaaacgaaagggaaagaaagaaaagaaaaaggaaaaagcaCAAAATTTGTGTCGTTGCTCGTAGTACACACGGAGACAAGCGGGGAGCAAACGCAAAGGGGACGTCCTCTAAACAACTGGTGGCAAAACAGAGAACGGTGGCGCGCGCAAGCgtgggaagagaggcgcTAAAAGAAGGGTAAAGGAAAAGAACGCGTGATACgtgaagcacacacgcacagacagacccAACACGGATTCCTTCTTCCTCAGTTTTCGTGCAACCACCATCAGCGGTAACACCACCATCGCACAGGATGATTCCCCCCGCCTCGCGTCCTCTGTGGCGGCACGTTTCTCGCCTCACAACCGCCTTAGATCTTGGCCAGCTCACGCAGACGGCGGACTGTGGAGCGGACAGTGCTGTTGTTCGGCGTGCTCAGGGTGTaagcgccaccagcgacgGTCTTACTGCAGCCGTCGCAGCGCCAGATACCGACCGCCTTGCGACGGAACGCAAACTTACCGCAGAAGGAACAGAAGTGCTTAGCGTGCTGAGACACCTCAAGCTTCTTCGCACGTTTACGCGGGTTTGCACCGTAACGGGTGCCGTAGCGACCCATCACGCCCATCTTCACCGTACGCTTCGCCATGTTGCTTGAACGAGAAAGGACTATGTGGCCAGTGGGAAGCGCATGAAGGTATTACGAGTTGTTACCAGTTCACCCCAAGGTTGGCAGTTTGACCAGGCAGTAATGAGCATGACACCCACCCCAACACATACATGTCAATACACCACGTCCACAATAATGTGTGGTAGAAGACTccgagaaaggggggaaaagaagccaggcagaaagaggaagtTAAGGGTGTAAAAGTAGACAGAATGGGAGAGGGCATGTAAAGAGAGGTACACGCCATGCTGTGAGCATGGCGTGAGGATAGACTGGCGCAACGACGCGACGGGTGTGAATACACTGATAAAAGGAGAGATACAGGGGAAATAAGAAGAGAATCAACTTCTCTTGAtgtctgtttttttttctgctttgcctGCCATCGCACGAGGGGTGCTCGTCCGATGcgcacaagcagagagagagttcGTCTCACATAGGGCTAGGCGAACACCAGAATGAGGAGAAACAGTTTGAGAGAGACGCTAGTCCGACATCTTTTAGAGAAGTATTTCATCCTCTCTTCAGTACTTCCAACACGCATCCACAcgcctctgcctgtgtgtacgtgggtgtgtgtgtgtgtgtgtgtgtctgtaaGTGAGCATCCCTTCCCTATCTAAGCGTCTTCATTTCCTTTAACTGACTGCGTAATGATGTTTGCATGTGTGCACGGTTGAATAAGGAGGCTGGAGAGCCTTATACTGCACCCATACCACGTCAATTTCGTCTCAGCGCTCAGCTCCTTCACCAGACGACTCGCCCACGGCAGGTACagggcgaggcggcggcgtcctcaCAGAGGCCGAAGCACAATTCCTGCGCAGTCTCAGCAGCTACAcctcccgccaccacctcactTAAGAGAGGCCAACAAGATTCTCTGCGCAAAGAGGTGACACTAACGACGTAATCGCTTTTGGGTGTGTGAAAttgtccttttttttcgtacGGACCAGGAAAGCATAAAACGGAGCATCGCAGCAGTGAAAGAAGGAGGCAAAGACCTGATAATCGTAGAGATGGGCGAGTCACCACACAGGCCCATGCACAAAGTGGTGTGCAttcaagcacacacacacacacacgaaatgTTCACTGCTGAGACTAAAAAACAAACAATagcagaagcagcacctagagtgaaaaagagggaggcgtcTGCTCAACAAAAGTGAGAGCACTAAAGCATGACAAACGAAAACGCACAAGGGGAACTGTCACACATCAAC is from Leishmania panamensis strain MHOM/PA/94/PSC-1 chromosome 35 sequence and encodes:
- a CDS encoding 60S ribosomal protein L37a (TriTrypDB/GeneDB-style sysID: LpmP.35.1990), which codes for MAKRTVKMGVMGRYGTRYGANPRKRAKKLEVSQHAKHFCSFCGKFAFRRKAVGIWRCDGCSKTVAGGAYTLSTPNNSTVRSTVRRLRELAKI